The Martelella sp. AD-3 genome includes a region encoding these proteins:
- a CDS encoding autotransporter domain-containing protein, translating into MSHAIESTETKTARPTPKKNARAFARFLSGTAFTTLLLASGAALYCGMPQQASALDLYWNAPGTSVAVIGDGSPIVALDGTWSVGGNLYWTNAGNTQAGVTWSNAPGTNAYFIGTAADHPVIDVVGDINFDTIYLGAPNGNGGNSNFYVIQGTGAFHMAPATGNHATIVGMVQNSQSIAVPIHNSQDGSVTDLYIESNDGTQGGGLITFVTNMEYTGNTHIKSGALSLGGLDASGYTAPYYDASVNGDIIVSDAGALVLYSATQDQTVSNRIYTETTSDTNARLDIRNGNSTHKLILTSSNPDYVGNTNISGILSGTGSLGGAVELIYSGSLYNRQGSTLTLGTSVKFTRNPTGGITADLEEATAGQPLFVTSGALDVSLATLTANVQGSASVYNIFQYGGALNQVPGTIFKTTTFSGIAPGTNYRLDVVEPGHGAFQTPGMIRLLVYDNNDEIAQYWNGGAPAPYDGGLVGGTGTWVEGLGNWTDQSGTKAAAWARSVGIFDGTGGTVAASGTLAFDRLEFAVDKYSIEGGAGNALSLSPYSAGSGQIAVTNGGQTATIAVDIGNGNNYSASGPGAVVSTLEKTGAGTLVFTGTKSYTGLTTVSAGTLRLGNGGQTGGLTGGATVASSAHFGGAGSVGGDVAINMGATLFGDQNGILAIAGDLAFQTGTTLQVGLNGPSTTPIFTSNTLTLGGTGATTINVDAAGAPGGLYALINSATAPSASNPPSQFVLGSNIPAGSSVTYTPVGHVYLNLAGGGPSGPDFVYWDGVTTSGTNPISGGNGNWNTFDAANTNWGDADPPTAHSDWKQGDIAIFTGNAGTVTVQTQNGANPVEAGGLQFAQTGYAISGDTLTLVSANADNLAEIAVGPGATTTATINSVLDGTAGINKTGAGELVLAGDNLYSGGTRLTGGVLTVSKDANLGASSAGVAFAGGTLKAAAGFSTGRAMTIDKHGGTIEVANGGDVLTATGVISDEPGNGGGVLEKTGAGTLALTGTNTYSGGTAIRQGTVSIGKDQNLGAATGGVLLDGGRLSTASSFSTARTFQLTGNGGTIDIAAGADTLTATGRFVDATGQTGSLTKTGSGTLVMTDDNTYTGKTAVEGGTLQLGEGGATGSLVGDIAISSNAIVDVMRSANWVFGGQLSGAGRFNQLGTGTTTLTADSSSFSGTTAVTNGDLSVSGKLGGETTVSGTGLLSGTGLLDRVAVIKGGKITAGTTDSIDTLSMNTLSFAPGSGLYANVVSKNTADGVEAKADLLDASGAVAISGGQVTVAAEGGSVIDGTTVTIVSSHDSVNRSDADGDGTAGFDPDVASTSAYVGADIGYTAKTVFLTLKDLTNNGTTLCIPGLTANQCNTAGGINSLGPNDPLVKIIKGLPKDQLGPSLDQLSGEGYSSIDSAMVDDSRYVRDATNTRLRQTYRDPQKPAPSMASNYAAVDGTGQTLAEDAPGTGAWMTAYGSWNDYKATGDTAEMKNNVGGVFIGADIPVFDTMRFGAVAGYGSSSYDISSRGTSATSNDWTFGLYGGGAVDNWGINFGTAYTWHEVSADRQVTIPGLSERESADYGAGTYQVYGDVDYMFELASNFDAGPFADAAYVYQQTDGFTETGGMAALTRNGSNMSTGFTTLGVRTSYELESESFAGQVVASAGWRRGYGDLAGVGALAFAGGTSFDITGAPIAKNQAVLNVGLQTSLNESLDVEVNYIGLFASDYQSQNVVGRLNLRF; encoded by the coding sequence ATGTCCCATGCAATCGAATCGACAGAAACGAAAACCGCTCGACCGACGCCCAAAAAGAACGCGCGCGCTTTTGCCCGTTTCCTGTCGGGCACGGCATTCACGACGCTGCTTCTGGCGAGCGGGGCGGCGCTTTACTGCGGCATGCCGCAACAGGCATCCGCACTGGATCTCTACTGGAATGCGCCCGGGACCTCGGTGGCAGTGATTGGTGACGGCTCGCCCATCGTCGCCCTCGACGGCACATGGTCGGTCGGCGGAAACCTGTACTGGACGAACGCCGGCAACACCCAGGCTGGCGTGACATGGTCCAACGCCCCGGGCACCAATGCCTATTTCATCGGCACGGCCGCGGATCACCCAGTGATCGACGTCGTCGGCGACATCAATTTCGACACGATCTATCTCGGCGCGCCGAACGGCAACGGGGGCAATTCGAACTTCTACGTCATTCAGGGCACCGGCGCCTTCCACATGGCCCCGGCCACGGGCAACCACGCAACCATCGTCGGCATGGTCCAGAACAGTCAAAGCATTGCCGTTCCGATCCACAACAGTCAGGACGGCAGCGTGACCGACCTCTACATCGAGAGTAACGATGGCACACAGGGCGGAGGCCTGATCACATTCGTCACGAACATGGAATATACCGGCAACACCCACATCAAGAGCGGCGCCCTCTCGCTGGGCGGCCTGGATGCCTCGGGTTACACGGCACCCTACTACGATGCCTCGGTCAATGGCGACATCATCGTCTCCGACGCCGGCGCGCTGGTCCTCTATTCGGCAACACAGGATCAGACCGTCAGCAATCGCATTTACACCGAGACCACCAGCGACACCAATGCGCGACTTGATATCCGCAACGGCAACTCCACCCACAAGCTGATCCTGACCAGCAGCAATCCCGACTATGTCGGCAACACGAATATCTCCGGTATTCTTTCCGGCACGGGCAGCCTCGGAGGCGCGGTGGAACTCATCTACAGCGGCTCCCTCTACAACCGTCAGGGCAGCACGCTCACGCTCGGCACATCGGTTAAGTTCACGAGGAACCCGACGGGGGGAATAACGGCCGATCTGGAAGAGGCCACAGCCGGCCAGCCCCTGTTCGTCACCAGCGGCGCGCTCGATGTCTCCCTGGCCACGCTCACGGCCAACGTTCAGGGCAGTGCCTCCGTCTACAATATCTTCCAGTATGGCGGCGCACTCAACCAGGTGCCCGGAACGATCTTCAAAACCACGACATTCAGCGGCATAGCACCCGGAACAAACTACCGGCTCGACGTTGTAGAACCCGGTCATGGCGCCTTTCAAACCCCGGGAATGATTCGGCTTCTCGTTTACGATAACAACGACGAAATTGCACAATACTGGAATGGCGGCGCGCCGGCGCCCTATGATGGCGGCCTTGTCGGCGGGACAGGCACCTGGGTCGAGGGCCTGGGCAACTGGACTGATCAAAGCGGAACGAAAGCTGCGGCCTGGGCCCGTTCTGTCGGCATTTTCGATGGCACGGGCGGCACCGTTGCGGCGAGCGGAACGCTGGCCTTCGACCGGCTCGAATTTGCCGTGGACAAGTACAGTATCGAAGGCGGCGCCGGCAACGCGCTCTCGCTCTCGCCCTATTCCGCCGGAAGCGGCCAGATCGCCGTCACCAATGGCGGCCAGACCGCGACGATCGCCGTCGATATCGGCAACGGCAACAATTACAGCGCTTCCGGCCCAGGCGCCGTGGTCAGCACGCTGGAAAAGACCGGCGCCGGCACGCTCGTCTTCACCGGCACCAAATCCTATACCGGGCTGACGACGGTGTCGGCCGGCACGCTGCGCCTCGGCAATGGCGGCCAGACCGGCGGCCTGACCGGCGGCGCCACGGTCGCTTCATCCGCCCATTTCGGCGGCGCCGGCAGCGTCGGCGGCGATGTCGCGATCAATATGGGCGCGACGCTTTTCGGCGACCAGAACGGCATTCTCGCCATTGCCGGCGATCTCGCCTTCCAGACGGGAACCACGCTCCAGGTCGGCCTGAACGGGCCCTCGACCACGCCGATCTTCACCTCGAACACGCTGACGCTCGGCGGCACCGGCGCGACGACCATCAACGTCGATGCCGCGGGCGCTCCCGGCGGGCTTTATGCCCTGATCAATTCGGCCACCGCGCCTTCGGCCTCGAACCCGCCCAGCCAGTTCGTGCTGGGCAGCAATATCCCGGCCGGCAGCTCCGTGACCTACACACCGGTCGGCCATGTCTACCTGAACCTGGCGGGCGGCGGCCCCTCCGGCCCGGATTTCGTCTACTGGGACGGCGTGACCACCAGCGGCACGAACCCCATCTCCGGCGGGAACGGCAACTGGAACACGTTTGACGCGGCCAATACCAACTGGGGCGATGCCGACCCGCCGACGGCACACAGCGACTGGAAACAGGGCGACATCGCGATCTTCACGGGCAATGCCGGCACGGTCACCGTTCAGACGCAGAACGGCGCTAACCCGGTCGAAGCCGGCGGCCTTCAATTCGCCCAGACAGGCTACGCGATTTCCGGCGATACGCTGACGCTCGTTTCCGCCAATGCCGACAATCTGGCGGAAATCGCGGTCGGCCCCGGCGCAACAACGACGGCGACGATCAATTCCGTCCTCGACGGCACCGCCGGCATCAACAAGACCGGCGCGGGCGAGCTCGTTCTTGCGGGCGACAACCTCTATTCGGGCGGAACCCGCCTGACGGGCGGCGTTCTGACGGTTTCGAAGGATGCCAATCTCGGCGCGTCCTCTGCAGGCGTCGCTTTTGCCGGCGGCACGCTGAAGGCGGCGGCCGGATTTTCCACCGGCAGGGCGATGACCATCGACAAGCACGGCGGCACGATCGAGGTCGCAAACGGCGGCGACGTCCTGACCGCCACCGGCGTCATTTCCGACGAACCCGGCAATGGCGGCGGCGTTCTGGAAAAAACGGGCGCGGGAACCCTCGCGCTCACCGGCACCAATACCTATTCCGGCGGCACGGCCATCCGCCAGGGCACGGTCTCCATCGGCAAGGACCAGAACCTCGGCGCGGCGACCGGCGGCGTGCTGCTCGACGGCGGCCGGCTCTCGACCGCATCGAGCTTTTCCACGGCACGCACATTCCAGCTCACCGGCAATGGCGGCACGATCGATATTGCCGCCGGCGCCGACACACTGACCGCAACCGGCCGTTTCGTCGACGCCACCGGCCAGACCGGCAGCCTGACCAAAACCGGCAGCGGCACGCTGGTGATGACCGATGACAACACCTATACCGGCAAGACCGCCGTTGAAGGCGGCACGCTGCAACTGGGCGAAGGCGGAGCAACCGGCTCGCTTGTCGGCGACATCGCAATCAGCTCAAATGCCATTGTCGACGTCATGCGCTCCGCCAATTGGGTGTTTGGCGGACAACTCTCCGGCGCCGGCCGTTTCAACCAGCTGGGCACGGGCACAACCACGCTGACGGCCGACAGCTCGTCATTCTCCGGCACCACGGCGGTCACCAATGGCGACCTCTCGGTCTCCGGCAAGCTCGGAGGGGAAACGACCGTCAGCGGAACCGGTCTCCTGAGCGGCACCGGCCTGCTTGATCGCGTCGCGGTCATAAAGGGCGGCAAGATCACGGCCGGCACGACCGACAGCATCGACACGCTGTCGATGAATACGCTGAGCTTCGCGCCGGGGTCTGGACTTTACGCCAATGTGGTCTCGAAAAACACCGCCGACGGCGTTGAAGCGAAGGCCGACCTGCTCGACGCCAGCGGCGCGGTCGCCATCTCGGGCGGCCAGGTCACCGTGGCAGCCGAAGGCGGCTCGGTCATCGACGGCACCACGGTGACGATCGTCTCTTCGCACGACAGCGTCAACCGCAGCGACGCCGACGGGGACGGCACGGCGGGCTTCGATCCGGATGTCGCCTCAACTTCGGCCTATGTCGGCGCGGACATCGGCTATACCGCCAAAACCGTCTTCCTGACGTTGAAGGACCTGACCAATAACGGAACCACGCTCTGCATTCCCGGGCTGACCGCCAACCAGTGCAACACGGCGGGCGGCATCAACTCCCTCGGACCGAATGATCCCCTGGTCAAGATCATCAAGGGTCTGCCCAAGGATCAGCTCGGACCATCGCTCGACCAGCTTTCCGGCGAGGGCTATTCCTCGATTGACTCGGCAATGGTCGATGACAGCCGCTATGTGCGCGATGCCACCAATACCCGGCTTCGCCAGACCTACCGGGATCCGCAAAAACCCGCCCCGTCGATGGCGAGCAATTATGCCGCTGTTGACGGCACGGGCCAGACACTGGCTGAAGACGCACCCGGCACCGGCGCCTGGATGACAGCCTACGGCTCGTGGAACGATTACAAGGCCACCGGCGATACGGCCGAAATGAAGAACAATGTCGGCGGCGTCTTCATCGGCGCGGACATCCCGGTCTTCGACACAATGCGCTTCGGCGCGGTCGCCGGTTACGGCAGCAGCAGCTATGATATCAGCAGCCGCGGCACCTCGGCGACCAGCAATGACTGGACCTTCGGCCTTTACGGCGGCGGGGCAGTCGACAACTGGGGCATCAATTTCGGCACGGCCTATACCTGGCACGAAGTCTCGGCCGATCGTCAGGTCACCATTCCGGGACTCAGCGAGCGGGAGAGCGCGGACTACGGCGCCGGAACCTACCAGGTCTACGGCGATGTCGACTACATGTTCGAACTCGCCTCGAACTTCGATGCCGGCCCCTTCGCCGATGCCGCCTATGTCTACCAGCAGACCGACGGCTTCACCGAAACCGGTGGCATGGCGGCGCTCACCCGCAACGGCTCCAACATGAGTACCGGCTTCACAACGCTCGGCGTGCGCACCAGCTATGAATTGGAGAGCGAGAGCTTCGCCGGGCAGGTCGTGGCATCGGCCGGGTGGCGACGCGGCTACGGCGATCTCGCCGGCGTCGGCGCGCTGGCCTTTGCCGGCGGCACCTCGTTCGACATCACGGGCGCGCCGATTGCCAAAAACCAGGCAGTCCTGAATGTCGGGTTGCAGACCTCGCTCAATGAAAGCCTGGACGTCGAGGTCAACTATATCGGCCTGTTCGCGTCCGACTATCAGAGCCAGAACGTGGTCGGACGCCTCAATCTGCGCTTCTGA